A part of Procambarus clarkii isolate CNS0578487 chromosome 21, FALCON_Pclarkii_2.0, whole genome shotgun sequence genomic DNA contains:
- the LOC138367001 gene encoding dentin sialophosphoprotein-like translates to MQNLTLRTRLTPGMTDTVDTLDTPGMTDTVDTPGMTDTVDTPGMTDTVDTLDTPGMTDTVDTVDTPGMTDTVDTVDTPGMTDTVDTPDTPGMTDTVDTPDTPGMTDTVDTPDTPGMTDTVDTPDTPGMTDTVDTPDTPGMTDTVDTPDTPGMTDTVDTPDTPGMTDTVDTPDTPGMTDTVDTPDTPGMTDTVDTPGMTDTVDTPGMTDTVDTPGMTDTPDTPGTTDTTSTLDTYNTTGTPHITNRTGTYANDALRTPDIPCMTDTRHTHDTPDTVGTHNTHFIRLLCPPYPCWESVVRRVTEAYNGVKN, encoded by the coding sequence ATGCAAAATCTGACGCTAAGAACACGACTCACTCCTGGCATGACTGACACTGTTGACACTCTTGACACTCCTGGCATGACTGACACTGTTGACACTCCTGGCATGACTGACACTGTTGACACTCCTGGCATGACTGACACTGTTGACACTCTTGACACTCCTGGCATGACTGACACTGTTGACACTGTTGACACTCCTGGCATGACTGACACTGTTGACACTGTTGACACTCCTGGCATGACTGACACTGTTGAcactcctgacactcctggcatgACTGACACTGTTGAcactcctgacactcctggcatgACTGACACTGTTGAcactcctgacactcctggcatgACTGACACTGTTGAcactcctgacactcctggcatgACTGACACTGTTGAcactcctgacactcctggcatgACTGACACTGTTGAcactcctgacactcctggcatgACTGACACTGTTGAcactcctgacactcctggcatgACTGACACTGTTGAcactcctgacactcctggcatgACTGACACTGTTGAcactcctgacactcctggcatgACTGACACTGTTGACACTCCTGGCATGACTGACACTGTTGACACTCCTGGCATGACTGACACTGTTGACACTCCTGGCATGACTGACACTCCTGACACTCCTGGAACGACTGACACCACAAGCACCCTTGACACATATAACACCACAGGAACTCCTCATATTACTAACCGAACAGGAACGTATGCAAATGATGCACTGAGAACTCCTGACATTCCTTGCATGACTGACACCAGACACACTCATGACACCCCTGACACCGTTGGCACACATAACACTCATTTCATTCGTTTATTATgccccccatacccatgttgGGAGTCAGTGGTGAGAAGGGTTACAGAAGCATATAATGGGGTCAAGAACTGA